CCCCGATCGATCTCGTCTACGAGAACGGCGACGACGGCGAGATGGATCGGCTCGCGTTGGCCGCCGTGGCCGACCTCTACGAGTACTGGGATCGGGAATACCCGGACACCTTCGGCGGAATGCCCTTCGAACCGGTGCGGACCTTGGCCTCCTATCACGCGGAGACCTCGGGAATCATCATCTGCGACCTGGACACGACCGGGGTGCCGAACGCGTTCTACTGCCCGCCGGAGGACACCATCGCGTGGGACCGAGGCGTGCTGCTGCCAGGCCTGGAGCAGCAGTTCGGATCGATGGCGGTGGTCACGGTGCTGGCGCACGAGATGGGCCATGCGGTGCAGTACAAGTCGGGCAACATGACCGCCGACATGCCGACGATCCTGGCCGAGCAGCAGGCGGACTGCTACGCGGGCGCCTACTTCCGGTACATCGCCAACGGCGACTCGCCGTACTTCGAGGTGTCGACCGGCGAGGGACTGAACAACATCCTCGCCGCGCTGTTCTCCATCCGCGACCAAGCGGGAACGGACTTCCGAGGAGCCCAGGCCCACGGAAACGCCTTCGACCGGACCACCGCGTTCATCTCCGGCTTCGACGAGGGCGCAGCTCGGTGCGCCGAGATGGACGTGCCCGAGATGGAGGAGCGGATCACCCAGCTCGAATTCGCCCCGAACGACCAGAGCGGACAGCTGGAGATCAACGAACAACACATCGCGCTGGTCGAGCAGAGCCTCGCAGAGGCGTTCGCCCAGGAACTCGACGCGGCACCCGAACTGGATCTCACCGGAGCGAGCTGCAGCGAGACCGAACCCGCCTCCTACTGCGTCGATGGCAACGACATCGGGCTGGATCTACCAGAGTTGGCCGCCATCGGTACCCCGCCGACTCAAACCAGCATCAACGCGGACGGCATCGGCGACTTCGCCGCCTTCGCCGAGATCGCCTCCCGGTACACCATGGCCGTCCAGGAGCAGGCGGGCCTGTCGTTGGAGGGTCCGACCGCCGGATTGCGCACCGCCTGCCTGACCGGTGTCTGGGCGGGCATGCTGATGCCGAACCGGTCCACCGACACCTCGTCCTTCGGCGGCCTGCGGATCTCCCCCGGCGACCTCGACGAAGCCGTCGCCGAGCTGCTCCTTCCGGACAGCCTGATCGCCGCCGACATCAACGGTGCCAGCGTGCCCTCCGGCTTCGCGCGGGTCGAGGCGTTCAAGACCGGTTTCGAGGAGAACACCGCGACCTGCACGACCCAGTTCGACGGCGAATAACCGGTTCCTCGGTGTGCGGCCCTCGGCAGCTCTGGAGGGCCGCAGAGGGCCGCTCAGCCCGCGCGCCGCTGCCGGGCGGCCTCGTACAGGGCGATAGAGGCCGATGACGCGGCGTTGAGCGAACTCGCGGAGCCGACCATGGGAATCCGCGTCAGCTCGTCGCAACGGGCCGCCCAGGCAGCGCTCATGCCGCTGGTCTCGTTGCCGATCACGATCATCGTCGGGCCCCGCAGGTCGACCTCGGCAAGCTCCGAGGTGCCGTCCTCGCTCGTCCCGACCACCCGCAGCTCGACGCCTGCCTCGCGTACCCCGTTCACCCACGCCGCCGCCTGTTCTGCGGCGGGAACCCGCACGGCAGGCACGGCGAAGAAGGAGCCGGTGGTCGATCGGATCGTCTTGGGATCGTAGAGATCGGCGGCGTGTCCGGTGATCAACACACCGTCAGCGCCGAGGGCATCGGCCGACCGCAGGACGGTACCGAGGTTGCCAGGGCTTGTCGGGCGGTCGAAGGCGATCACGAGCATCTCCGGCCGGATCGGGATCCGGCTCAGATCGTCGTCGGGTATCGCGGCCACCGCGATCAACTCGGGGGCGGAGGCGTCGTCCTTCTCGCCGAGCTCGGCCATCAGCTCGGGGGCGAGCTCGTGCACCCGGTCCACCTCGGCGGTGGCCAGGATGCCCGCCGCCCAGTTCGACAACCGGCCCGAGACGCGCAGCAGTGTGGTCAGCGGCCAGTCCTGCTGCACCGCCAGGCTGATCGGCCGGACGCCCTGGATCAGGAACTCGCCGAGTCGCTGCCGCTTGTTCCGGTTCGTCAGCAACGCCTGCCACTGTTGGAAAGCGGCGTTACGCGTGGTGATGCGGAGTGTCTTGGTGGGCCTGGCCGTCACGGGCCGACCCTAACAGCGCTGATCGTCGGGGCCGCCCCGGTGGCCGACCGACCGGGGCGCTCCTCGACGCGATGTCTCGGTCTCAGTACAGGGCGTTGGCCAGTGCTCGACGTGCGGCGAGCACCCGCTCGTCCCCGACCGGGAACAGTTCGAACAGTTCCACCAGGTGGCTCCGCACGCGGTCGCGGTCCGGGCCCGCCGACCGGCGCACGGTCTCGATGAGCCGCTTGAAGGCCGCCTCGACGTCCTGGGCCACCACCTGGGCGTCGGCTGCCGCCAGCTGGGCGTCGACATCGTCCGGAGCCGCGTCCGCCTTGGCGATCGAGGTCGGGTCGACGGACTCCGCTCTGGCCAGGAACCGGACCTGGACGAGTGCGGCCTTGGCGTCCTCGTTGGCGGGCTCGGCCGCCAGGATGCGTTGGTAGGCGGCCTCGGCCTCGGCGTAGTCGCCGCGTTCGAGTGCCTCTTCGGCCTCGACGATCCTCGGGTCCTCCGGCGGCGCCTCGACGGGTGCACCGCCCGGTGCGGCGGCCTCGGCCGCGGCGATGCCGGGAAGCTTGTCACGCAATGCCGTGGTGAGCTGGCTGATCCATTGCGCCAGTTGTGCCTCCGGCTGCACACCGGAGAAGGCGTCGACCGGCTGGCCCGCCGCGATGGCGACCACCGTCGGGACCGACTGGACACCGAATACCTGGCCGATCCTCGGATTGGCATCCACGTCGACCCTGGCCAGGATGAAGGTGCCCTGGCCCGCCGCCGCCAGCCGCTCCAGGGCGGGCGAGAGCTGCTTGCTCGGCTCGCTCCACTCGGCCCACAGGTTCACGATGACCGGAACCTGCATTGATCGGTCGACCACCGCAGCCTGGAAGTCGGCTTCGGTGACATCGACGATGAACGGGGAGTCGCTGCCGCCACCCTCGGCGTTGTTCGCCTGACCGGGTGCCGCCGCTGGTGCGCCGCCCGGCGATCGGGCACCGGACCGAGTTGCTTCGGCCCTGGCCTTGAGCGCGGAGAGATCAACCGCGCCGGACAGAGCGGCGGACAGGGCTGCGGTCTGTCGTGGATCTGGCCTCGTCACACTCACCATCCTGGCATGACCGGAGCCGGCCTCGCCGAGGCGGTGGGCGAGATCGCAAGCCCGCCCGCCGTCTGCGGCATGGGATCGGTCGGTCAGAAGCGGGCAGGCTCGGTGTAGACGCCCCATTCGCTGCGCAGTGCCCCACAGATCTCACCCAGGGTGGCCTCCACCCGAACCGCGGCCAGCATCGGTTCGATCATGTTGCCGGTGCCCCTGGCCGCCTGAACCAGATCGGACAGGGCGCGTCGAACCTGCTCGGCGTCTCGACCGGCCCGCCGGGCCCCGAGCACCCGGTTCTGCTCCCGTTCCACCTCGTGTCCGACGCGCAGGATCTCGAGTTCGTCCGAGATCGAACCGGTATGCCGGTTGACCCCGACCACCCGCTTGTCCCCCTTCTCCACGGCCTGCTGGTAGGCGAAGGCCGAATCGGCGATCTCGCCGGTGAACCAGCCGTCCTCGATGCCGCGCAGGATGCCGGAGGTCATCTCGCCGATGGGATGGTTGCCGGAGGGCACCGCGATCTCGGCCATGGTCCGGATGTGGTCGAACACCCGCTCCGCCTCCGCCTCGATGCGGTCGGTCAGCGCCTCGACGTACCAGGAGCCGCCGAGCGGGTCGGCGACGTTGGTGACACCGGTCTCCTCGGCGATCACCTGCTGGGTGCGCAGGGCGATCTGGGCGGACTTCTCGCTCGGCAACGCCAATACCTCGTCCAGGGCGTTGGTGTGCAACGAGTTCGTGCCGCCGAGGACCGCCGACAGCGCTTCGAGGGCCGTGCGGACGATGTTGTTCTCCGGCTGTTGCGCGGTCAAGGAGACGCCTGCGGTCTGGGTGTGGAATCGCAGGGACTGCGCCTTGGCGGTCTTGGCGCCATAGACGTCGCGCAGCCACCGGGCCCAGATCCGCCGGGCGGCGCGGAACTTGGCGATCTCCTCGAAGAAGTCGATGTGGGCGTCGAAGAAGAAGCTGAGTCCGGGAGCGAAGGCATCGATGTCCAGACCTCGGGACAGGCCCAGCTCGACGTAGCCGAAGCCGTCGGCCAGGGTGAACGCCAGTTCCTGTGCGGCGGTCGCTCCGGCCTCGCGGATGTGATAGCCGGACACCGAGAGCGGCTTGTAGGCCGGGATGTTCGCGGCGCAGTACTCCATCAGGTCGCCGATGAGGCGAAGGTGCGGCTCCGGCGCGAACAGCCATTCCTTCTGAGCGATGTACTCCTTGAAGATGTCGGTCTGCAGGGTGCCGTTGAGCTTGCCGATGTCGGCGCCCTGCCGTTCGGCGGACACCAGATACATGCAGAACACCGGGACGGCGGGGCCGGAGATGGTCATCGAGGTCGTGACCTGGTCCAGCGGGATGTCGGCGAAGAGGATGTCGGTGTCGGCCGCCGAGTCGACGGCGACCCCGCAGTGCCCGACCTCGCCGAGCGAGCGGGCGTCGTCCGAGTCGTAGCCCATCAGCGTCGGCATGTCGAAGGCCACGGAGAGGCCGCCGCCGCCCTGCTCGAGGATCATCTTGTAGCGCTCGTTGGTCTGCGTCGCGTTGCCGAAGCCCGCGAACTGACGAATAGTCCACGGCTTGCCTCGGTACCCGGTGGCGTGCAGGCCTCTGGTGAACGGGTACTCCCCCGGCCAGCCGATCCGCTCGAAGCCCTCGGGTTCGGCACCCGGCTCCGGCCCGTACAAGGGGTCGACGGTAGCGCCGGAGAGCGTGGTGAAGTCGGCGTCGCGCACCCGCCCCGCCGCCTCGGCTGCGGCGAAGTTCTTCTCCCAGCGTTCACGACCCGTGGCCAGGTCGGCATCGGCGCCGCCGTCGGTCACTCGGCCGTCGTTGCGTCCGGTGGGGTTCGCCCCCGGATTCTGGTCACCCTGCATGGTCGTCCCCTCGAAGCGGCCTGGGAATCGGCGGTGGCCGACACCCTCATAGTAGGACTTCCTACTATCGGATGCCCACCATCATTCCCGGCCGCAACAGGAGACCCGGACAGCAACCAGGCGATGCCGATGGACCGGCCGCATTTCGACAACGTCGTCGTCGCCCAGAAACCCATCGAGTTCGCGTGCTTCACGACCCGGGCCCCGGTGGCGCAACGGTGCGATCGGCCCCTGCGCGGGCTATTGATCCTGCGCGAGCCGCTCCTCGACCCGCTCGACCTTGGCCTGCAGCTGCCCGACGTGCCCTGGCCGGATGTCGGCCTTGATGACCAGGCTCGCTCTGGGTGCGGAGGCCAGCACCGCATCGGTGGCGCGCTTGACGACCGCCATCACCTCGTCCCACTCGCCCTCGATCGTGGTGAACATCGAGTTCGTCTCGTTGGGCAGACCCGACGCACGCACGATGCGCACCGCCTCCGCGACCGCCTCGCTGACGCTCTCCGAGCCGCCGCCCGCCGGACTCACGCTGAATGCGACCAACATGTGCTCCTCCTTCTCACCGTTTCGCTACCCGTCGGTACATCCGTCACTCTGGCACGGTGGGCGACGCTGCTAGCGTCGATCCTCATGACCGGCCACCGACCACTTCCGTTCGACCCCATCGCGCGTGCGGCCCAGCTCTGGTCCGACCGCATCGGCTCGTCGGGCACGATGGCTGCGGTGACCAGCGTGATGCGGGTACAGCAGATCCTTCAATCCGCAGCGGACACGGCGTTGCGGCCGCTCAACCTGACCTTCGCGCGGTACGAGGCACTCGTGCTGTTGTCCTTCTCCCGACAGGGAGCTTTGCCCATGCGTGTGATGGGAGAGCGTCTGCAGCTCCATCCCACCAGCGTCACCAACATCGTGGACCGCTTGGAGAAGGACGATCTGGTCAAGCGGACCCCGCACCCCACCGACCGAAGAACCACGCTGGTCGCCATCACCGAGTCCGGCCGAGAGCGGATGCAGTCCGCGACCACCGCCGTCACCGAGGTGAACTTCGGGCTCAACGGCTTGGAAACCGACGAGCAGACTCGACTCACCGAACTGTTGGCCAAGGTCCGACTGGCGGCAGGCGATTTCGAGGACAGCGACACGGCGACAGCACGGCCGTGACGGTCCGAGTCAGCCGCCCGCAGGCACTCACAGGAGTGCAGGCGGGCGGCTTTCGACGTTATTGAAGCCCCGCGTCAACTCGCGGTCGTGGTCTCCGGCTCCTGCGACGCCGAGGCGGGAGCTGCGGCCGGGGCCGTCTCGATCCGGCCGGTGCGCCGGGCCCAGCGCTCGAAGACGACCGTCCCCAGCGGGGGGATGCTCGCGATCAGGGCCCAGATGGTCGTCTTGGCATCCCACTGCAGCGTCCGCCGAACCAGGACCACCGAGGCGACGTAGAGCACGAAGCAGGCACCGTGGATCGGGCCGAAGATCTGCACCCCGAGCTCGTTGCCCACCACGACGTACTTGAAGAACATCCC
This Actinoalloteichus hymeniacidonis DNA region includes the following protein-coding sequences:
- a CDS encoding neutral zinc metallopeptidase, whose amino-acid sequence is MAVGFPRRNTSALTTGIALVAVAGLLIGCGPQRVAGTAVPYGGLDPATVSGLPVTNGPSGPKAGAPPIDLVYENGDDGEMDRLALAAVADLYEYWDREYPDTFGGMPFEPVRTLASYHAETSGIIICDLDTTGVPNAFYCPPEDTIAWDRGVLLPGLEQQFGSMAVVTVLAHEMGHAVQYKSGNMTADMPTILAEQQADCYAGAYFRYIANGDSPYFEVSTGEGLNNILAALFSIRDQAGTDFRGAQAHGNAFDRTTAFISGFDEGAARCAEMDVPEMEERITQLEFAPNDQSGQLEINEQHIALVEQSLAEAFAQELDAAPELDLTGASCSETEPASYCVDGNDIGLDLPELAAIGTPPTQTSINADGIGDFAAFAEIASRYTMAVQEQAGLSLEGPTAGLRTACLTGVWAGMLMPNRSTDTSSFGGLRISPGDLDEAVAELLLPDSLIAADINGASVPSGFARVEAFKTGFEENTATCTTQFDGE
- a CDS encoding tetratricopeptide repeat protein, giving the protein MVSVTRPDPRQTAALSAALSGAVDLSALKARAEATRSGARSPGGAPAAAPGQANNAEGGGSDSPFIVDVTEADFQAAVVDRSMQVPVIVNLWAEWSEPSKQLSPALERLAAAGQGTFILARVDVDANPRIGQVFGVQSVPTVVAIAAGQPVDAFSGVQPEAQLAQWISQLTTALRDKLPGIAAAEAAAPGGAPVEAPPEDPRIVEAEEALERGDYAEAEAAYQRILAAEPANEDAKAALVQVRFLARAESVDPTSIAKADAAPDDVDAQLAAADAQVVAQDVEAAFKRLIETVRRSAGPDRDRVRSHLVELFELFPVGDERVLAARRALANALY
- a CDS encoding MarR family winged helix-turn-helix transcriptional regulator is translated as MTGHRPLPFDPIARAAQLWSDRIGSSGTMAAVTSVMRVQQILQSAADTALRPLNLTFARYEALVLLSFSRQGALPMRVMGERLQLHPTSVTNIVDRLEKDDLVKRTPHPTDRRTTLVAITESGRERMQSATTAVTEVNFGLNGLETDEQTRLTELLAKVRLAAGDFEDSDTATARP
- a CDS encoding acyl-CoA mutase large subunit family protein translates to MQGDQNPGANPTGRNDGRVTDGGADADLATGRERWEKNFAAAEAAGRVRDADFTTLSGATVDPLYGPEPGAEPEGFERIGWPGEYPFTRGLHATGYRGKPWTIRQFAGFGNATQTNERYKMILEQGGGGLSVAFDMPTLMGYDSDDARSLGEVGHCGVAVDSAADTDILFADIPLDQVTTSMTISGPAVPVFCMYLVSAERQGADIGKLNGTLQTDIFKEYIAQKEWLFAPEPHLRLIGDLMEYCAANIPAYKPLSVSGYHIREAGATAAQELAFTLADGFGYVELGLSRGLDIDAFAPGLSFFFDAHIDFFEEIAKFRAARRIWARWLRDVYGAKTAKAQSLRFHTQTAGVSLTAQQPENNIVRTALEALSAVLGGTNSLHTNALDEVLALPSEKSAQIALRTQQVIAEETGVTNVADPLGGSWYVEALTDRIEAEAERVFDHIRTMAEIAVPSGNHPIGEMTSGILRGIEDGWFTGEIADSAFAYQQAVEKGDKRVVGVNRHTGSISDELEILRVGHEVEREQNRVLGARRAGRDAEQVRRALSDLVQAARGTGNMIEPMLAAVRVEATLGEICGALRSEWGVYTEPARF
- a CDS encoding TrmH family RNA methyltransferase, giving the protein MTARPTKTLRITTRNAAFQQWQALLTNRNKRQRLGEFLIQGVRPISLAVQQDWPLTTLLRVSGRLSNWAAGILATAEVDRVHELAPELMAELGEKDDASAPELIAVAAIPDDDLSRIPIRPEMLVIAFDRPTSPGNLGTVLRSADALGADGVLITGHAADLYDPKTIRSTTGSFFAVPAVRVPAAEQAAAWVNGVREAGVELRVVGTSEDGTSELAEVDLRGPTMIVIGNETSGMSAAWAARCDELTRIPMVGSASSLNAASSASIALYEAARQRRAG
- a CDS encoding MTH1187 family thiamine-binding protein codes for the protein MLVAFSVSPAGGGSESVSEAVAEAVRIVRASGLPNETNSMFTTIEGEWDEVMAVVKRATDAVLASAPRASLVIKADIRPGHVGQLQAKVERVEERLAQDQ
- a CDS encoding DUF3817 domain-containing protein, translating into MFATLAARFRVVAIAEALSWTGLLIGMFFKYVVVGNELGVQIFGPIHGACFVLYVASVVLVRRTLQWDAKTTIWALIASIPPLGTVVFERWARRTGRIETAPAAAPASASQEPETTTAS